From a region of the Lactuca sativa cultivar Salinas chromosome 4, Lsat_Salinas_v11, whole genome shotgun sequence genome:
- the LOC111914620 gene encoding F-box protein FBW2 yields MRKGKEHDGGFRREKGVDRLVVEESGRWEELNPEILALIFVRVLPVDEMVRNVPLVCKPWMEVVEGPCCWRDIDVAEWCQRHNESRVVDLAVRKLVYWSNCTFQLLSVYRLGNIGFDFVAKHARCLTVLQIPMSEITDDMVVNHVKSLPNLRVLDISDCYNITVKGLEAFGNQCKSLVSLKRNMSPQRNWPNFAEPNPPVDDSEANVIANSMLNLQHLELCYGCFGEGGLSEILTKCKSLTCLDIQGSWNVKLEGDIEERLQRIEYFKSPCAYIDYIDEFYDSGEDSL; encoded by the exons ATGAGAAAGGGGAAAGAACATGATGGTGGTTTCCGGCGAGAAAAAGGTGTTGACCGACTGGTGGTGGAGGAGAGTGGGAGGTGGGAGGAATTGAACCCTGAGATACTTGCATTGATCTTTGTAAGGGTATTACCCGTAGACGAGATGGTGAGGAACGTGCCATTGGTCTGTAAGCCATGGATGGAGGTGGTAGAAGGGCCATGTTGCTGGCGGGATATCGATGTGGCGGAATGGTGTCAACGGCACAATGAGAGTCGTGTAGTTGACCTAGCGGTTAGGAAGCTTGTATATTGGAGCAATTGTACATTTCAACTACTCTCCGTCTATCGATTGGGAAACATTGGCTTTGACTTTGTTGCCAAACA TGCAAGGTGTTTGACTGTGTTGCAAATACCAATGAGCGAGATCACTGATGATATGGTGGTAAATCATGTCAAATCACTGCCAAATCTACGAGTGTTGGATATAAGCGATTGTTACAATATCACAGTCAAAGGTCTAGAAGCTTTTGGAAACCAATGTAAGTCTTTGGTTTCCCTGAAAAGGAACATGTCTCCACAACGAAATTGGCCCAATTTTGCGGAGCCAAATCCTCCGGTTGATGATTCTGAGGCAAATGTGATAGCAAATTCCATGTTGAATTTACAGCATCTTGAACTTTGTTATGGCTGTTTTGGTGAAGGTGGTCTCTCTGAAATCCTTACAAAATGTAAGTCACTCACATGTTTGGATATTCAAGGAAGTTGGAATGTGAAGTTGGAAGGTGATATTGAGGAGAGGTTACAAAGGATTGAATATTTCAAGAGCCCTTGCGCCTATATAGACTATATCGATGAGTTCTATGATAGTGGTGAAGATTCACTTTAG
- the LOC111914619 gene encoding basic leucine zipper 24, with the protein MEDGETEFSDHHTGNSSNTCSTPPKLETSLLEGTMKKRRTITKTHTDDHASVKPAKSSGNRVAVRKYREKKKAQNAYLEEEVKKLRVANRGLIRKLQIQAALEAEAVRLRRLLLNLKAQIGYELSVSPFYKQNCNGSSDGCSGRDEQ; encoded by the coding sequence ATGGAAGATGGAGAGACAGAGTTCTCAGACCATCACACAGGCAATTCGTCGAACACCTGCAGTACACCACCGAAGCTTGAAACTTCACTTCTCGAAGGCACCATGAAGAAGAGAAGAACGATTACAAAAACTCACACAGATGATCATGCTTCGGTGAAACCCGCGAAGTCATCGGGAAATCGAGTTGCGGTTAGGAAGTATCGAGAGAAGAAGAAAGCGCAGAACGCTTATTTAGAGGAAGAAGTTAAGAAACTACGGGTTGCGAACCGAGGATTGATTCGGAAACTGCAGATTCAGGCTGCTCTTGAAGCAGAGGCTGTGAGACTTAGAAGATTGTTGCTGAATTTAAAAGCTCAGATTGGTTACGAACTGAGTGTGTCTCCATTTTATAAGCAGAACTGTAATGGCAGCTCCGATGGTTGCAGTGGTCGTGATGAACAGTAA
- the LOC111914743 gene encoding protein IQ-DOMAIN 11 gives MAKRRWLSFLKRFFLSETCQNRAKEKKRIWVFGRHKLKRLTSQSAPLERPKSEEERVNPVTQEVDEQKKETHDNIQSTSSWYGDNERESDAAIKIQTAFRGLLARKALRALKGLVRLQAIIRGHLVRRQAVTTLKRLQSVVNIHSQACAKRIQVLDCTSHNNYQDNRGKDIKMDVNSQKRWDDSILTKEEENAMLFSKREAAMKRERIKEYTFNHRMSSESEQSKVNGKWRYWLEHWVDTQLAKREDLQNIGKKEEFESQKVKLRNLRTPHHRKQRSIGEEHSMSMMGSGSPVCPTYMAATESARAKSRSLSSPRLRPISVDTWSATNSPYKHKLLSPISSINSDASSSRIWNNANNGRAGFSQRSPSLKGVPGHVKSIRTSKNLSYNSESSVPNWDHPNQFR, from the exons ATGGCAAAAAGGAGATGGCTCAGTTTCCTCAAGCGGTTCTTCCTCTCAGAAACATGTCAAAACAGAGcaaag GAAAAGAAGAGGATATGGGTATTCGGGAGGCATAAACTGAAGAGGTTAACCTCCCAATCAGCACCTTTAGAGCGACCAAAATCAGAAGAAGAAAGAGTGAACCCTGTGACTCAAGAAGTTGATGAACAGAAAAAAGAAACACATGATAATATTCAATCCACGTCATCATGGTATGGTGACAATGAAAGGGAAAGTGATGCAGCCATCAAGATTCAGACAGCATTTCGTGGACTTCTT GCAAGAAAAGCTTTAAGGGCATTGAAGGGACTTGTAAGGCTTCAAGCTATTATCCGTGGGCATCTAGTCAGACGTCAGGCTGTCACAACTTTAAAGCGTTTGCAGTCAGTTGTAAATATTCACTCACAAGCATGTGCCAAGCGAATCCAAGTCTTGGATTGCACTTCTCATAATAATTATCAAGACAATCGAGGAAAAGATATAAAG ATGGATGTGAATAGTCAAAAGAGGTGGGATGACAGCATTCTAACAAAAGAAGAGGAAAATGCCATGTTGTTCAGTAAAAGAGAAGCAGCTATGAAGCGTGAAAGGATTAAAGAGTACACATTTAACCACAga ATGTCTTCAGAATCTGAACAAAGCAAAGTAAATGGAAAATGGAGGTACTGGTTAGAACACTGGGTGGATACCCAATTGGCGAAAAGAGAAGATCTTCAAAATATAGGAAAGAAAGAAGAATttgaaagtcaaaaagtcaaattaCGAAACCTAAGAACACCACATCACAGGAAACAACGTTCAATTGGAGAAGAACATTCGATGTCCATGATGGGATCCGGATCTCCTGTGTGTCCAACTTACATGGCTGCAACAGAATCTGCAAGAGCGAAATCCAGATCATTGAGCTCACCAAGGCTAAGACCCATAAGTGTTGACACGTGGTCTGCAACTAATTCTCCATATAAACATAAGCTTTTATCGCCTATATCTTCAATCAATAGTGACGCAAGCAGTAGTCGAATTTGGAATAATGCTAATAATGGTCGTGCTGGATTCTCACAGAGATCACCAAGCTTGAAAGGGGTTCCTGGTCATGTGAAATCGATTAGAACATCAAAAAATCTCAGCTATAATTCAGAAAGCTCAGTGCCAAATTGGGATCACCCCAATCAGTTCAgatga